The genomic segment CAGCACGGGGAAACGGTGGGATGGCAGGCCGCCCAGGGTCACGCGGGCATCATAGCGGGGCCGCGCCGGGCCGGGCGGGACCGTGGCCCCGCGTGACCGGGGACGTTCAGGCCTCCGCGCCCGCCGGGACGGGGGGCAACCCGGCGAGCAGCTCCACGAGCTGTGGGTCGAGAGCCTTGCCCGCCTGCGCCTGCACGGCGGCCAGATTCCCGTCCGCGTGGGCCGAGGCGTTCGCCACCGCGAGGATGCGGGCATACAGCGGAATGTCCTCGCCCGCCAGTCCGTCCGGCTCGCCCGACCCGTCCCAGCGCTCGTGGTGGTGCCGGATGGCCCGCTGCGCCTCCGCGAGGTGCGGAACGCTGTGCAGGAAGTTGGCCCCGACCTGCGCGTGCCCCGGCTCGCCGTGAATCTTGCCGAGGTCGTGCAGCAGCGCGGCGTACCACAGCTCCTCGCGCTCACGGGGCGACAGGCCCGCCGCCTCCCCCAGCCGCGCCGCCGTCTGCGCGACCGTTTGCCCATGCCCCAGCGCGTCGAACTCCAGGCTTTCCACGGCCTCGACCACGGCCGAGGCAATCTGGCGGGCCGTCTGCCGCCACTCGCGGCGGCTTTCCATCACGGCGACGAGCGGGGCGACCGCCCCTGCCCAGGAAGTGACTGCCGACTGCGCGGCCGGACTGAGGGACGTGCCCGCCGGACAGTCCAGCACCAGCGCCCCCAGCGTCCGCCCGTGATCGGTCAGCGGCACCACGAAGGTCAGCGGCGCCTGCCGCGCTCCTGCCGCCTCCAGCCGGGCCAGGGCCTCCGGGGGGTTGGCCGCGTAGAGGTCGCGGTCCTGGAGGAGCTGGGGACGGCCACCCGCCGTCACCCACGGCCCTTCCAGCGTGGTGCCCACCAGGGTGCGGGGGTAGCCGTGGGCAGCCGCGACGGGGGCGGCCCCACGGCCCAGCACCGCGTAGCCCCTCACCTCACCGCCCAGCAGCGTCGCGGCGTGGGCCAGTGCCCCTTCCAGCACACTCGCCGCACTCGGCCGTGCGAGCAGGCTCGCGAGCAGGGCGGTCGCGTCGGCGGGGGCGCTGCCGAGGGCCGGGGAGGGCGTGACAGGAGCAGCCTCGGACCCGGAGGGAGGCTGCGGCGGACGGGGGCGCCTGAACACGTTGTGCGGAGTATACCCGCGCTACCCTGCCCCGGTGACGCGCCCCCCCACCCGGACCCCGCCCCCCCCAGCCCGTTTTAGCCGGGTCACGGCGGCCGTCGAACGTGGCTACGCCCGCTACGCGCGGCAGGCAGAGGGTTGGCTGACCCGCTACCGGGAGCGCGGCGGACACGTCTACTGCGGGGCCGGGTGCTTCGCGTGCTGCAACATGCCCATCCGGGTAAGTCTGGCCGAGGCGCTCGTTACCGCGACCGCGCTCGATGAGGAAACGGCGGCCCGTGTGGAGGCGCACGCCCGCCAGGTCCTGCACAACGCCCGCACCGCTCCCGACGAGGAAACCTACGTGGAGCGCCACCGCCGCGAGGTGGGGTTTTGCCCGCTGCTCGACCGCCAGACGGGGGGGTGCAGCCAGTACGCCGCCCGCCCCACCCGCTGCCGCGACACTTTCAGTGCGCTGCCCGCCCGCTACTGCGCTGCCGGAACCTGGGAGACCCTGACCCGCCGCGAGAAGGCCGACTACGCCCGCGAGGTCGCCCGCACCCCCGGCACCGACGGCGAACTGCATTACGTGGCGCCCCTGGAACACCTCTCCGAGCCGATCTGGGCCGCCGCCGCCCGCGCCATGCGCCAGGAGTGGGGCCTGGAGGTCTGGGGCGACTTCTGGACGCTGACCACCCTGGCCCGGCGGGGGGACTTCATGGAC from the Deinococcus sp. NW-56 genome contains:
- a CDS encoding HD-GYP domain-containing protein, coding for MFRRPRPPQPPSGSEAAPVTPSPALGSAPADATALLASLLARPSAASVLEGALAHAATLLGGEVRGYAVLGRGAAPVAAAHGYPRTLVGTTLEGPWVTAGGRPQLLQDRDLYAANPPEALARLEAAGARQAPLTFVVPLTDHGRTLGALVLDCPAGTSLSPAAQSAVTSWAGAVAPLVAVMESRREWRQTARQIASAVVEAVESLEFDALGHGQTVAQTAARLGEAAGLSPREREELWYAALLHDLGKIHGEPGHAQVGANFLHSVPHLAEAQRAIRHHHERWDGSGEPDGLAGEDIPLYARILAVANASAHADGNLAAVQAQAGKALDPQLVELLAGLPPVPAGAEA
- a CDS encoding YkgJ family cysteine cluster protein codes for the protein MTRPPTRTPPPPARFSRVTAAVERGYARYARQAEGWLTRYRERGGHVYCGAGCFACCNMPIRVSLAEALVTATALDEETAARVEAHARQVLHNARTAPDEETYVERHRREVGFCPLLDRQTGGCSQYAARPTRCRDTFSALPARYCAAGTWETLTRREKADYAREVARTPGTDGELHYVAPLEHLSEPIWAAAARAMRQEWGLEVWGDFWTLTTLARRGDFMDRVARGDARGAWQAARRAGLAHAVVLEIG